CGCCGATCCGCCGCCCGTGACGGCGGCGGAAACGCCGCCCCTTCGCCCCATAGGCGATTGGCCCACCGACCATCTGCTCGACGCGCTGAACCTTCATCTCCACGCCGAGCCGCCCGAGCACCCGTCCCTCGTCGCCACCATCGAGGAGTTGGCGAGGCGCCGCGAATCCGAGGCGGTCCGCCATCTGATCACGACCTGCCGCCGCTTCGCCGCCTTCGACCAGCAGCAGCCGGCCCCGGAGGTCGTGGCCGCCCTGAACGCCCTGGCCCATATCGGCCCGCCCTCGGCCGCCATCCCGCTGATCGACCTGATCCGCCGAGGCCTGTTCGGGCCGGCTTCGACCGCCGCGGCGCTCGACTGCTTCGGCACGCTCCGCTGCCGTCCCGCCGCCGACCTGATCCGGCCTAACCTGCTGCATTCCGACCCCCGCGTCCGCCAGTCGGCCTGCGGCCTCGCCGCCGCCCTGGACCGCCGCGACGACGCGTCGGCCCTCACGCCCCTGCTGAACGACCCCGACAGGGGCGTTGCCAAGGCGGCCCGGCTGGCGCTCGGCGAACTGGGCCACGCCCCGGCGCGCGAACCGCTC
This Skermanella mucosa DNA region includes the following protein-coding sequences:
- a CDS encoding HEAT repeat domain-containing protein; translation: MKRISKPRVGRLKKRVDTGQGDLFAQGQGTPVSADPPPVTAAETPPLRPIGDWPTDHLLDALNLHLHAEPPEHPSLVATIEELARRRESEAVRHLITTCRRFAAFDQQQPAPEVVAALNALAHIGPPSAAIPLIDLIRRGLFGPASTAAALDCFGTLRCRPAADLIRPNLLHSDPRVRQSACGLAAALDRRDDASALTPLLNDPDRGVAKAARLALGELGHAPAREPLEELLDRATPIDIPRVARALVAVADDDTPVKLARAADRCDEEGRCAIVAALGAMEQPGAVTQLIRLSRDTRPAVRLAVIEALASHEDKRIPAALGTLAHDADTAVRDAAEAALRSFDASPDW